The DNA sequence CCGGCGACATCTTTATGAAGACCGCCGCGCGTTGCGGGCTCGGCGCGTTCGCCCACAACTCCTACCAGTCCGTGATCCGCGGCGGGGAAGTAGTCCTGCAAATCCGCGTCGGCGCGCACCCCGTCCTCTCCCAGGGCGGAAAGTGGGATTTCCTCCTTGCCCTGAATCAAAACGTGCTGAATCATTATCTTCCCGCCGCCCGCCCGTCGGCCGCCGCGCTGTTCAACGCCGATTCGGTCAAGCCGCCGGAAACCTCCGCCGCCGCATCCCTGCACGGAATCCCCGTCGGCGAGCTCACCCGGGATCTTTCCAACAGCCCCGTGATGCAAAACACGATTCTTTTGGCCGCGCTGATGCGCCTGCTGGGCATTCCGTGGGATATTTTCGTAGGCTCGATCCGCAACCAGTTCGGCAAACGCAAACCGCAGTTGGCCGACCTGAATGTGGCCGTCGCCCGCCGGGGCTGGGACCATGCGGAGAAGAAACTGTCCCTCCCCGGTCCCATCGCCCTGGAGGGCGACGGAAAACGGCGGATGGTGATCACCGGCAACCAGGCCATCGGTCTGGGGGCGGTCGCCGGCGGATGCAAGTTCTACTCGGCCTACCCGATGACCCCGGCCTCCTCGATCATGCACTGGCTCGCCCCGCGCGCCGCCCGCTACGGGATGCTGATGAAGCAGGCCGAGGACGAATTGGCCGCGATCAACATGGCGGTCGGCGCCGGCTACGCCGGGGTCCGGGCGATGGTCGGCACCTCCGGCGGCGGATTCGCACTGATGACCGAGGCGATCGGCCTGGCCGGGATGATCGAGGCCCCGGTGGTGGCGGTGCTCTCCCAGCGCGCAGGCCCCTCGACCGGACTGGCGACCAAGACCGAGCAGGGGGACCTGTTTCAGGCGCTGGGCGCCTCGCAGGGCGAATATCCCAAGGCGGTCCTGGCCGCGCTCGACCCCGTCGACGCCTATTACGCGGTGATCGAAGCCCACAACCTGGCCGAGAAATACCAGATGCCGGTGATCGTGATGTCGGACCTGTACCTCTCCGAACGGAACGTCGTCGTCGATCCGGAGAACTTTAATGCCCGCGTGCCCATCGAACGCGGGGAAACCGTGCGTGAGGCGGCTGAAGGGGAATATTTGCGCTACCGCGACACGGTCAGCGGCGTTTCCCCGCGCGCGCTGCCCGGCACGCCGGGCGGCATGCACATCGCCGCGTCCGACGAGCACAACGAAATGGGCGTTCTGATCTCCGACTGGTACACCAACCCGACCATGCGCACCCGGATGGTGGAAAAACGGATGCGCAAGATGAACGGCGTCCGCCGCGATACGGCGGAGGGCGCCTTCCTGTGCGAGGGGCCGGAGGACGCGGATCTCACCATCGTCGGCTGGGGATCCACGTACCATGTCCTCGAGGAAGCCCGCCGGGCGCTGACCGATTCCGGGCATTCCGCCCAGCTGATCCAGTTCCGGACCCTGTGGCCGTTCCCGGCGGCCGGCGCGCTCCCGATTCTGCAAGCCGCTAAACGCTGCGTGTGCGTGGAGAACAACCAGAGCGGGCAGCTGGCTCGCCTGGTCCGCCAAGAGACGGGGTTTTCGATCCCGTTTGCCGTCCGCAAGTACGACGGCGAGCCGTTCTCGGCCGGCCCGCTGGTGCAGGCGCTGGAAATCTGCCTGCGTCCCAAAGCTCCGGCGGTGCAGACGCTCATCTCCGCCGAGTTGGATCTTCCGGTGACCTACGAATGAGCCAAGCGTCAGATTACCGATCTCATGTGCGTCGAACTTGGTGCCCCGGCTGCGGCGATTTCGGGGTGCTAAACGCATTGCAAAACGCCTTCGCGGCGCTCGACCTCGATCGCCGGAATTTGGTCGTCGTCTCCGGGATCGGCTGCTCCTCGGACCTGCCGCACTTCTTGAACGTGTATGGGATTCACACCCTCCACGGCCGGGCCCTGCCGGTGGCGCAGGGGATCAAGATGGCCAACAAGGAGCTGACGGTGGTGGTCACCGGCGGCGACGGCGACGGCTACGGGATCGGGGCCGGGCACTTCCTGCACGCCATGCGGCGCAACCTCGACCTCACCTACATTGTGATGGACAACCGCATCTACGGGCTGACCACCGGGCAGGCTTCGCCGACTTCCTACAAAGGGCATAAAACCAAATCCACCCCGGCAGGGAATCCGGAATGCGCGTTGAATCCGCTGGCGTTGGCGGTAGCGGGCGGAGCGACGTTCGTCGGGCGGGGCTTTTCCGGCGAGCCGATCCATCTGGCCGAAACGATGAAACGCGCCATCGCCCACAAGGGCTTCTCCCTGGTCGACGTGCTCTCCCCTTGCGTCACCTGGAACAAGTCTTTTTCCTACGATTATTACCGTCCGCTGATCGTCAAGCTGGACCAGGATCGGCACGATCCCTCCGACCGCGACGCGGCCTTGCGCCAGGCCCTGCGCGAGGACAAGCTGCCGATCGGGGTGCTGTATGAGATCGACGAGCCGACCTTCGCCGAGGAAGAGCCGTCGCTGCAGGGCGGGCCGCTGGTCCGCAGCCGGATCGGGCTGACGGACGAGGAATGGGCGGCGCTGATGGACGAGTTTTCGTAATCCGGTTTTTCCCCGTTCCGATTCCCCTCTCCTTCCCGAAAAAAAGCTTTCCGGACCTTTGCCCCGCACTCCAGGGAGCCGATTTCCGATTCCTCGGCCGGTCCGGGTTGACATCCGCGGAAACGATGCTAATATACTGACCAGTCAGTCAATTATCTTGGAGGCCGGATGGCGCCCCGACCCGACGTCAGCGAGGAACGCAGGTCCCAGATCATCGACTCGGCGATCAAGGTCTTCACCCGCAAGGGTTTCGCCGACGCCCGGATGGACGACGTGGCCGCCGAATCCGGCCTCAGCAAGGGCCTGCTGTATTGGTATTTTAAAAGCAAGGAAGAGATTATCATCGCCATCTCCGACCTGCTGTTCGGCGCGGAGTTCCGCACGATGGAGGTCCTCTCGTCCGAAGGCGGCTCCGCGCGCGAATGCCTCGAAAAATTCCTCGACCTGTTCATCCAAGACCTGCGCGGGATCCAAAAGGTCGCCCCCGTGATCTACGAATTTTACGCGCTGGCCTTCCGCAACGCCATGGTGCGGAGGGTGATGCAGCGCTACCTGCGGCGCTTCCTGGCCTTCATGGAGCCGGTCATCCGGCGCGGGATGGACAGCGGCGAGTTCGTCCGCGGCGACCCGCGGGAAAAAGCGATCGCCGTCGGCGCCGCGCTGGAAGGAACCATGCTGCTGTGGGCCTACGCGCCGAAGCTGTTCGACCCCGAACGTCAGCTGCGGGGAACGATGGCGCTGACGCTCGAAGGATTGGTGCGCAAATGAACCGCTTGTTCCTCGACCCCCACAAACCCCTCTCCACCTGCTCTGCACATGACTGCCAGGGCTGCCCGGTGCACGGACGCCTGGAGTGCCATTTTGGCTTCCGCGGCCTCGTGCGCTTCTTCGTTTTCGCCCTGCCGCTCTTCATCCTCGGCGGAATCGGGATCGCCCGCATCAACGGCTGGCTGCTCCTGCCCTGGATCGGCGTTTGCCTTGTCTATTTCCTGCTGGTCGAGATCCGCGTGATGTGCTCGCACTGCCCGCACTACGCCGAGCCGGGCACCCGCACACTGCAATGCTGGGCCAATTACGGCGCCCCGAAGTTGTGGAAATATCGGCCGGGGCGGATGTCGCGCGCCGAAACCGCTGTCTTCTTCAGCGGGTTGGTGCCGATCGCGGGCTACCCGGCGGTTGTCCTGATCGCCGGGTCGCAATGGCTCCTGCTGGCCCTGTTCGCCGCGTCGGCCGCTGGGTTGGGAACGCTGATGCGGCGGATCATGTGTTCGCACTGCATAAACTTCGCCTGTCCCCTTAACCTGGTGGAACGACCGGTGCGGGAGTTGTTTTTCGCCCGCAATCCGCGCTTCGCCCGGGCGTGGGGCTGGAAAGGAACGAAGTGACATGACCGCCGCCGAAACCGGCGCCCGCAACCGGCTCGGCCGGGAAATGGAGGATACGCGCCTGGCGTTCCACCGCCTGCTGGATTCGATCCCCGATCAGTCGTTCTCGCTTCCCAGCGGCAACCCTGCCTGGACGATCGGACAGGTGCTGTATCACATGAGCCTTGCCCCGCGCTTCATGGTCCTCGATGTCCAGATGATCGGCGGACAGCGCTGGATCTACCGCCTGGTCCCGAAACTGATCCCCCGGCGGTTGTTCGATTGGCTCAACGCCCGCCTGACCCGCTGGGGCGCGGGCAATCCCTCGCGCCAATTCCTCGCCGCGGAATACGACCGGGCCCACACCGCCGTCACCACGGTCCTGGATTCGCTTTCCGAGATGGACCTCGCCAAGCGCCTGCCGTATCCGGATTGGGATCCGCTGTTGACGGGCGAGGTATCGATGGAATATTTGTTCGGATACGTCAAACGGCATTTTGATTCGCACGCCGCGCAGATCCGCCGGGCGCTTCCACGCGCGGCGGCGCACCGGTGAGGGAATATTTCACGGAGACGTAGGCGGAGATGTTCCGTAAAAAGGAATTGGCGGTGTTCCTCCAAAAAGTTCCGGCTCTTCGGAGCCCCGGCGCGGTTCTGTTGACGATCCTCTACCTCCTCGTCCTGATCGCGGCCTGCATCTTTTTATTCCTCCCTTTCCATCGGATCGGGGGCTGCGCGCCTCTGCTCGGCCAATTGCTGATGGCCGCCGTCACGGTTTTCCTCGATTGGCTTCACATCCGCTCGGCGGGCGCTTATCGGAGGAAATACGGATCCCTGGCGTACCAGGCTCACTTCTACCATCTGATGCTTCCGATTCTGATCGCCTGGTACGCGTGCTGTTTTCACCCGCTCTTCATCGGAGGTGCGCCCCTGCTGCCGACGTGGCTGGCCTTCGGTCTGGGGATCCTGGCGCTGATCCCGGCCCTGCTGAGTTCGATCCACATCGAAAAAGCCGGATTTCACATGCTGACCCACGGGATGGACATCTACTCCGTGTTCCCCGAGGAAACCCCGGCGGTGCACGGGTCGATCTACGGCCTGATCCGGCATCCGTTGTATTTCACGCTGATCTGCATGACCTTCGTGCTGGCTTTTTTCCGCAACTCCCCCGGCGCGCTCCTGGCCGCCATCATCGCGCTGCTGCCCTCGGTCGCCGCCGGATACGTGGAGGATCGGGAGCTGATCAGCAGGTACGGCGATTCGCACCGGGAGTACATCCGTCAAACCTCCGCACTGTTCCCGTTCCGGCACCCGGGGAGGTTCCTGCGTTTGCTGTTGTTCATGGAAAAGTAGGCGTGATAAACGCGGTCGTGTTCGTACTGCAAGCCGAGCCGCAGAAACAGCTCAATCCGGCGGAAGCCGCCAAAGCGCTGCCGCGGGACCGCCGCTTATCCGTCCGGGGACGGACACCACCCGCGAAAGGGACATTATGGTCGATCCACTGGTGAGAAGGAACCATTCCCTGGTGGCCGCCGGCTTGGCCGAATTGCTGTACGGAGGGATGGAAATCGGCGACACGTTCTACCTGCCGCTTTTCATGCGGGCTGGTTGCCGAACCTCCACCCGGTGTGGATTCTCGCCGAGGCGGAGAAGTTGATGAACGCCCAGCCCGTTGCCCTGTTCCCGGTCTGTGCGTTTTTCGCCTGCGGCCGGATCGCCGCCGCCGTCGGTGTGCTGCGCAACCGGATGCGGGGTTTCTGGCCGACTCTGTTCCTGTCCTGGGCCACCGTGATCTGGGCGATGTTCTTCCTGCCGTTGGGCGGGTTGGATATGCTCGCCTGCCTGTTCCTCGTCGTCGCGTTGCCTGCCGGACGCCCGGGCCGCAAGCCCATCCTTCCATAAGAAAGGCATCGAAATGGCCGCCTGGATCAACTTCGCCATCCTGCTCGTAGCTTCCATTCTGCTGTTGTACTTTTATGTGCTCAGCGCCAGGCCGGCGGGCCAGGAGAAAATCATCGGTCCCGGCGCCTATCGGCGCTGCTATTATTACCGGGTCGTCGCCTCCGTGCTGGAATTGGTCATTACGGGCAACTACATTCTGTATCGATTTTTCCCGCTCGCCACTCCCCTCCCCGATCATTTTCCCTGGCCGTGGTGGATCTCAATCGTCATTGCCGCCGCAATCGGCATTCCGGCCGCAACCCTGATGCTGGTTGGGGTCCGCGACGCCGGCGGGGAGACCATTCGCCCGAAGAAGGACCACGCGATGTACGGGGGAATCTACGCCAAGATCCGTCATCCGCAGGCTGTCGGGGAGGTCTTCCTATACCCGGTGATCGGCCTGCTGCTCCATTCGCCATTCCTGACTCTCTTTTCCCTTGTGTATTTCCCAATTCTGGCCATGATGCGCTATGCCGAGGAACAGGATCTGTTGCTTCGCTACGGCGAGGCC is a window from the Anaerolineales bacterium genome containing:
- a CDS encoding 2-oxoacid:acceptor oxidoreductase subunit alpha translates to MDARREAVIWIGGEAGEGIASAGDIFMKTAARCGLGAFAHNSYQSVIRGGEVVLQIRVGAHPVLSQGGKWDFLLALNQNVLNHYLPAARPSAAALFNADSVKPPETSAAASLHGIPVGELTRDLSNSPVMQNTILLAALMRLLGIPWDIFVGSIRNQFGKRKPQLADLNVAVARRGWDHAEKKLSLPGPIALEGDGKRRMVITGNQAIGLGAVAGGCKFYSAYPMTPASSIMHWLAPRAARYGMLMKQAEDELAAINMAVGAGYAGVRAMVGTSGGGFALMTEAIGLAGMIEAPVVAVLSQRAGPSTGLATKTEQGDLFQALGASQGEYPKAVLAALDPVDAYYAVIEAHNLAEKYQMPVIVMSDLYLSERNVVVDPENFNARVPIERGETVREAAEGEYLRYRDTVSGVSPRALPGTPGGMHIAASDEHNEMGVLISDWYTNPTMRTRMVEKRMRKMNGVRRDTAEGAFLCEGPEDADLTIVGWGSTYHVLEEARRALTDSGHSAQLIQFRTLWPFPAAGALPILQAAKRCVCVENNQSGQLARLVRQETGFSIPFAVRKYDGEPFSAGPLVQALEICLRPKAPAVQTLISAELDLPVTYE
- a CDS encoding 2-oxoacid:ferredoxin oxidoreductase subunit beta (catalyzes the coenzyme A dependent formation of succinyl-CoA from 2-oxoglutarate and ferredoxin), encoding MLNALQNAFAALDLDRRNLVVVSGIGCSSDLPHFLNVYGIHTLHGRALPVAQGIKMANKELTVVVTGGDGDGYGIGAGHFLHAMRRNLDLTYIVMDNRIYGLTTGQASPTSYKGHKTKSTPAGNPECALNPLALAVAGGATFVGRGFSGEPIHLAETMKRAIAHKGFSLVDVLSPCVTWNKSFSYDYYRPLIVKLDQDRHDPSDRDAALRQALREDKLPIGVLYEIDEPTFAEEEPSLQGGPLVRSRIGLTDEEWAALMDEFS
- a CDS encoding TetR/AcrR family transcriptional regulator, which produces MAPRPDVSEERRSQIIDSAIKVFTRKGFADARMDDVAAESGLSKGLLYWYFKSKEEIIIAISDLLFGAEFRTMEVLSSEGGSARECLEKFLDLFIQDLRGIQKVAPVIYEFYALAFRNAMVRRVMQRYLRRFLAFMEPVIRRGMDSGEFVRGDPREKAIAVGAALEGTMLLWAYAPKLFDPERQLRGTMALTLEGLVRK
- a CDS encoding DinB family protein, encoding MTAAETGARNRLGREMEDTRLAFHRLLDSIPDQSFSLPSGNPAWTIGQVLYHMSLAPRFMVLDVQMIGGQRWIYRLVPKLIPRRLFDWLNARLTRWGAGNPSRQFLAAEYDRAHTAVTTVLDSLSEMDLAKRLPYPDWDPLLTGEVSMEYLFGYVKRHFDSHAAQIRRALPRAAAHR